In one window of Microbacterium natoriense DNA:
- a CDS encoding adenylyltransferase/cytidyltransferase family protein — MSEKEHQDYNPGPRVGITFSTFDLLHAGHIMMLAEAKRQCDYLICGLQMDPTLDRPEKNAPTQTVVERYIQLRGCEYVDEIVPYSTEQDLEDILRSFKLDVRIVGDEYEDRDFTGRTYCEEAGIELYFNSRDHRFSSSGLRKIVAAKEAERTAND; from the coding sequence ATGTCGGAGAAGGAGCACCAGGACTACAACCCGGGTCCGCGGGTCGGGATCACCTTCTCGACCTTCGACCTGTTGCACGCCGGGCACATCATGATGCTCGCCGAGGCCAAACGCCAGTGCGACTACCTCATCTGCGGTCTGCAGATGGACCCCACACTCGACCGTCCCGAGAAGAACGCTCCGACCCAGACCGTCGTGGAGCGGTACATCCAGCTGCGCGGCTGCGAGTACGTCGACGAGATCGTCCCCTACTCCACCGAGCAGGACCTGGAAGACATCCTCCGCTCCTTCAAGCTCGACGTGCGCATCGTCGGCGACGAGTACGAAGACCGCGACTTCACCGGCCGCACCTACTGCGAAGAAGCAGGCATCGAGCTGTACTTCAACAGCCGCGACCACCGCTTCTCCAGCTCCGGCCTGCGCAAGATCGTCGCCGCCAAAGAAGCCGAACGCACCGCCAACGACTGA
- a CDS encoding efflux RND transporter periplasmic adaptor subunit, with protein MIVWRRWIFPLLLVVVLAASAAALVKIAFFPDRTVAQIAPEASITDPVVAVERGSVVNALSLSGNVARDEDYTVRSEVTGAVTALHVSEGATVAAGQKLFTVKQDDPKKDVDVLAPEAGEISEIALVKGQTTSVGTEIYKITPARYHVLATVEPVQLYRLVNAPTDASVTITGGPAPFTCTGVRVDVGAEGTASVRCAIPVDQVVFAGLPAALDLALGQVDDALVIPVTAVQGGSGTGNVWVDAGDGSDPEERAVTLGVNDGTIVEIVSGLEEGESIRQFVPGFVAPVQENCYEVAPGVEQCDSGMSW; from the coding sequence GTGATCGTCTGGCGTCGCTGGATCTTCCCCCTGCTTCTCGTGGTCGTCCTCGCCGCCAGCGCCGCTGCGCTGGTGAAGATCGCGTTCTTCCCCGACCGCACCGTCGCCCAGATCGCCCCGGAGGCGTCGATCACGGATCCGGTGGTGGCCGTCGAACGGGGATCGGTCGTCAACGCGCTTTCGCTCAGCGGGAACGTCGCACGCGATGAGGACTACACCGTCCGCAGCGAGGTCACGGGCGCGGTGACCGCCCTCCACGTGAGCGAGGGCGCGACCGTCGCGGCCGGACAGAAGCTGTTCACCGTCAAGCAGGACGACCCCAAGAAAGACGTCGACGTCCTCGCTCCCGAGGCGGGAGAGATCTCCGAGATCGCGCTCGTGAAGGGGCAGACGACGAGCGTCGGAACCGAGATCTACAAGATCACCCCCGCGCGCTACCACGTTCTCGCGACCGTCGAGCCGGTGCAGCTCTATCGGCTCGTGAACGCACCGACCGACGCCTCCGTCACGATCACCGGAGGGCCGGCGCCCTTCACCTGCACGGGCGTGCGGGTCGACGTGGGGGCAGAAGGCACGGCGAGCGTGCGGTGCGCGATTCCCGTCGATCAGGTGGTCTTCGCCGGTCTACCCGCCGCTCTCGACCTCGCGCTCGGACAGGTCGACGATGCACTGGTGATCCCGGTGACGGCTGTCCAGGGCGGTTCGGGAACGGGGAACGTCTGGGTCGACGCCGGTGACGGGTCCGACCCCGAAGAGCGCGCCGTCACGCTCGGCGTCAACGACGGCACGATCGTCGAGATCGTCTCGGGTCTGGAGGAAGGGGAGTCGATCAGGCAGTTCGTGCCCGGATTCGTCGCCCCCGTGCAGGAGAACTGCTACGAGGTCGCACCCGGAGTCGAGCAGTGCGACAGCGGGATGAGCTGGTGA
- a CDS encoding WhiB family transcriptional regulator, with translation MTGYRSDVPENWFVDPINLGVPGVRKVEGDDDTALAWQSEALCAQTDPEAFFPEKGGSTRDAKRICTSCDVRGECLEYALQNDERFGIWGGLSERERRKLKRRAS, from the coding sequence ATGACGGGTTACCGTTCCGATGTACCTGAGAACTGGTTCGTCGATCCGATCAACCTCGGAGTTCCAGGGGTTCGCAAGGTCGAGGGAGACGACGACACCGCTCTCGCCTGGCAGAGCGAAGCGCTCTGCGCGCAGACCGATCCCGAGGCGTTCTTCCCTGAGAAGGGCGGCTCGACCCGCGATGCCAAGCGCATCTGCACCTCGTGCGATGTTCGAGGAGAATGCCTGGAGTACGCGCTTCAGAACGATGAGCGCTTCGGCATCTGGGGCGGCCTCTCCGAGCGCGAGCGTCGCAAGCTCAAGCGCCGCGCCAGCTGA
- a CDS encoding DUF5719 family protein, whose protein sequence is MSGNRAIRVAATSARLLTGAVVAAACAVGMVVAITAPWPTLAREPAQAVVTPQPGDTVLVCNGDFRALGRDSSNPLQMESAASARFIADGSAGSPDVTPLSPSDLPGSGELRRLSSEVEGDAAPLIGAAESTTLDAEDLAGFAAAPCRAATSESWLVGGTVAIGSEDLIVLTNPGSVPSTVTLSVYGTVRGTSTSIVPAGGQLAIPLSSIASGSEAPVVKVSTDGAPVRAVLQSSLTQTLDPIGIDLQDSVAAPQQHPVIPGVQLFPDESDDSAAAILRLLSPGADTTAHVTVREVGQSRVASSFDVELAADAPTQVGLSELEPGLYTVSVDAESGVLAGVRVQDGVAPGNDFAWVLPAPEIADEVLVAVPAGPAATLYLANDGESDVTVALEPTAGGEAQQITVPAGSSASAQIDARAVYALDPSGPVHAAVAMTAKGALAAWPVWPGAAAQQSIVVYP, encoded by the coding sequence ATGAGCGGCAACCGCGCGATCCGGGTTGCGGCGACGAGTGCTCGCCTGCTCACGGGAGCCGTCGTCGCGGCGGCCTGCGCGGTGGGGATGGTGGTCGCGATCACCGCGCCCTGGCCCACGCTCGCGCGCGAACCCGCTCAGGCCGTGGTGACTCCGCAGCCCGGTGACACGGTCCTGGTGTGCAACGGCGACTTCCGCGCGCTCGGCCGCGACTCATCGAACCCTCTGCAGATGGAATCCGCGGCATCCGCCCGCTTCATCGCCGACGGCTCCGCCGGCTCGCCCGACGTGACGCCCCTCTCGCCGAGCGACCTGCCGGGCAGCGGCGAACTGCGCCGGCTGTCGTCCGAGGTCGAGGGCGACGCGGCTCCCCTGATCGGGGCCGCCGAGTCGACCACGCTCGACGCCGAGGACCTCGCCGGCTTCGCCGCCGCGCCCTGCCGAGCCGCGACCAGCGAATCCTGGCTCGTGGGCGGCACCGTCGCGATCGGCTCGGAGGACCTGATCGTCCTCACCAACCCGGGCTCCGTGCCTTCCACCGTCACCCTCTCGGTCTACGGAACCGTGCGGGGAACGAGCACGTCGATCGTCCCCGCGGGCGGACAGCTGGCGATTCCGCTGTCGTCGATCGCGAGCGGTTCGGAGGCCCCCGTAGTGAAGGTGTCGACCGATGGTGCTCCGGTCCGCGCGGTGCTGCAGTCCTCCCTCACCCAGACTCTCGACCCCATCGGCATCGACCTGCAGGACTCCGTCGCGGCGCCGCAGCAGCATCCCGTGATCCCCGGAGTGCAGCTCTTCCCCGATGAGAGCGACGACTCCGCCGCCGCGATCCTGCGGCTGCTCTCACCCGGCGCCGACACCACCGCCCATGTCACGGTTCGCGAAGTCGGCCAGTCGCGCGTCGCGAGCTCCTTCGACGTCGAGCTGGCGGCGGACGCCCCGACGCAGGTCGGACTGTCCGAACTCGAACCGGGGCTGTACACGGTCTCCGTGGATGCGGAGTCGGGTGTGCTGGCGGGGGTGCGCGTACAGGACGGCGTCGCGCCGGGGAACGATTTCGCCTGGGTGCTGCCCGCACCGGAGATCGCCGACGAGGTGCTCGTCGCGGTGCCGGCCGGGCCGGCCGCCACGCTGTATCTCGCGAATGACGGTGAATCCGACGTGACGGTCGCGCTCGAGCCGACCGCGGGAGGCGAGGCGCAGCAGATCACCGTTCCGGCAGGATCGTCGGCGTCGGCCCAGATCGATGCCAGAGCGGTCTATGCGCTCGACCCCTCCGGGCCGGTGCATGCGGCTGTCGCCATGACCGCGAAAGGCGCCCTGGCCGCGTGGCCGGTGTGGCCGGGGGCTGCCGCGCAGCAGAGCATCGTGGTCTATCCCTGA
- the manA gene encoding mannose-6-phosphate isomerase, class I, whose amino-acid sequence MLLSLSNVPRDYAWGSHTLLAELEGRAPSAAPEAEVWFGDHPGDPADVAGDGTLDAVTGGTLPYLLKLLAAASPLSIQVHPTVEQARAGWERETGLSLDDPARNYRDANHKPELIVALSERFESLSGLRPVAETLRLLEIVGSSADPLRARLSGDGDVLRDAIGWLLSGEAQGDVDAIAAAVGQASETESGEWADALRAVAGIADAYPGDPGVVVALLMNHVVLSRGEGVFLKAGLLHAYISGLGVEIMAASDNVLRGGLTPKRIDVPELLSILDTTPGAVPVLRPSTGGAITEYPVEVPDFALRRVTLAGEPLTMPVRGPAMVLATAGDTAVSGADAVSRAVPVGHAVLATEDESSLTLSGTGEVFIATPGSLPEERERARHADEAS is encoded by the coding sequence ATGCTGCTGAGCCTGTCGAACGTGCCCCGCGACTACGCGTGGGGATCGCACACTCTTCTCGCGGAACTCGAAGGGCGGGCGCCGTCGGCGGCACCCGAAGCCGAGGTCTGGTTCGGAGACCACCCGGGGGATCCCGCCGACGTCGCCGGCGACGGCACGCTCGATGCCGTGACGGGCGGAACCCTGCCTTATCTGCTCAAGCTGCTGGCGGCGGCATCCCCGTTGTCGATCCAGGTGCACCCGACAGTCGAACAGGCGCGGGCCGGGTGGGAGCGGGAGACCGGTCTGTCCCTGGATGACCCTGCACGCAACTACCGCGACGCGAACCACAAGCCCGAACTCATCGTCGCCCTCAGCGAGCGGTTCGAGTCGCTGAGCGGCCTGCGGCCCGTCGCTGAGACTCTGCGGCTGCTGGAGATCGTCGGCTCGTCCGCCGACCCGTTGCGGGCACGCCTCTCGGGAGACGGCGACGTGCTGCGGGACGCGATCGGGTGGCTGCTGTCGGGCGAGGCACAGGGCGACGTCGATGCGATCGCCGCCGCAGTGGGCCAGGCGTCCGAGACCGAATCGGGGGAGTGGGCGGATGCTCTCAGGGCCGTGGCCGGAATCGCCGACGCGTACCCGGGAGACCCCGGCGTCGTCGTCGCTCTGCTGATGAACCATGTCGTGCTGTCGCGCGGCGAAGGCGTCTTCCTGAAGGCTGGGCTCCTGCACGCGTACATCTCGGGGCTGGGTGTGGAGATCATGGCCGCCAGCGACAACGTGCTGCGCGGCGGGCTCACCCCCAAGCGCATCGACGTCCCCGAACTGCTGTCGATCCTCGACACGACGCCCGGCGCCGTGCCCGTGCTGAGGCCGTCGACGGGCGGGGCGATCACGGAGTACCCCGTCGAGGTGCCCGACTTCGCCCTGCGCCGCGTGACGCTGGCGGGAGAGCCGCTCACCATGCCTGTGCGCGGGCCCGCCATGGTTCTGGCGACCGCGGGCGATACCGCGGTGAGCGGAGCGGATGCCGTCTCGCGCGCTGTTCCGGTCGGTCACGCGGTCCTCGCGACCGAGGACGAGTCGTCCCTCACCCTCTCCGGCACGGGTGAGGTGTTCATCGCCACACCCGGATCGCTGCCGGAGGAGCGAGAGCGAGCGCGACACGCCGACGAGGCGTCATGA
- a CDS encoding glycosyltransferase → MPARVHAIIVARPGSSARAQLLRTLDALRAQTTPPAAITLVMCGDAAGIRESETVAGLVEGVIEARGGTSFADAVELARPRILEGTAVWLLAQDTAPHPRALERLVGSLERSPSAAIIAPKLVQVDDDREVVSLGVSMTALGRSVELAAGELDQGQHDGRDEALGADVRGLLIRGEVRGELRPDRALAGADEGLDLGIRARLGGGRVVLTPSARISVSPDGPAALPAGRSRRAFVTRLAQLHRRLAYAPAFALPLHWLALLPLALWRSITHLIGKRPEAVLPEWGAALTAMCRFGAVARSRRSIRSFRTSSWSSITPLRVTRGELHRRLDDGHGSEGGAVSELHFFSGGGAWAVLAAFVVSVAAFTEMLAWPVLGGGALLPLRKTVAALWSDAAWGLRGVGVDLVGPADPFASVLAVLGSLWPAGPSFSLVLLWILALPLAVLGGWFAATRVTDRAGLRIFAGVAWACAPTFLTALVDGRPAAVLLHLLLPWLFHTAVVAHRSWGAAGAASIVFAAVAACSPSLVPALLVLWAIALAITLGGARFRGAVRLLWLPFPAAALFAPLIVWQQSHGSLIALLGDPGMIWAGPQATADAAGRLALAMGFPTNELGGWAGVLPAPFGVWAGILLAPLALLALMSAIAPRWRAGITLLVVAVLGFGTAFAAVGVAVSFAQGTPVAIWPGAGLSLAWIGVTGAALVTLDTMLTVPRLRLLSVTVAGIAIVVSAAPALLSFHLASEERVLTNGPESTLPAYVAAQAAAEQPVGTLVLTPQNDGGLAAEVVWGASETLGAQTTMMSTATGIQGSDITALSVDLLSARDFDAAGRLGENGISYVLLATTPKADDRAVALNSAAVAALNQRDGFVHAGATARGELWSLQEDAADRTALTAGQHATARAVITVQLVLFIAALLLSIPTRASRRAARAQSRIVGRAPEEPLVLPRHPEDAQSDAVAEPREQDEDVPSRAAQETDDEDGGAPLPSERQTPGDALRAGDEDRPPQDIRAADGQDESVDQDTTEEPEQEEKR, encoded by the coding sequence ATGCCAGCCCGAGTTCACGCCATCATCGTCGCGCGCCCCGGATCGTCGGCCCGTGCTCAACTGCTCCGCACCCTGGACGCGCTGCGCGCCCAGACGACTCCGCCCGCCGCGATCACGCTCGTGATGTGCGGCGATGCGGCAGGGATCCGTGAGAGCGAGACCGTCGCCGGGCTCGTGGAGGGCGTCATCGAAGCCCGCGGCGGCACGTCCTTCGCCGACGCGGTCGAACTCGCCCGCCCACGAATCCTCGAAGGCACGGCCGTCTGGCTGCTCGCGCAGGACACTGCGCCGCACCCGCGGGCGCTCGAGAGGCTCGTGGGAAGCCTCGAACGCTCGCCTTCCGCGGCGATCATCGCCCCGAAGCTCGTGCAGGTCGACGACGACCGCGAGGTCGTGTCGCTCGGCGTCAGCATGACGGCGCTCGGACGCTCGGTGGAGCTCGCGGCGGGCGAACTCGATCAGGGGCAGCACGACGGACGCGATGAGGCGCTCGGCGCCGACGTCCGCGGACTCCTGATCCGCGGCGAGGTCCGAGGCGAACTGCGCCCCGACCGTGCGCTCGCCGGCGCCGACGAGGGCCTCGACCTCGGCATCCGCGCCCGCCTGGGCGGCGGTCGTGTCGTGCTGACGCCGTCGGCGCGCATCTCGGTCTCACCCGACGGGCCGGCCGCGCTCCCCGCCGGTCGTTCCCGCCGCGCCTTCGTCACGCGCCTCGCGCAGCTGCACCGCCGACTTGCCTACGCTCCGGCGTTCGCGTTGCCCCTGCACTGGCTCGCTCTGCTTCCCCTCGCGCTCTGGCGATCCATCACGCATCTGATCGGCAAGCGACCGGAAGCCGTGCTGCCGGAGTGGGGTGCAGCGCTCACCGCCATGTGCAGGTTCGGAGCCGTGGCGCGATCGCGGCGCAGCATCCGATCCTTCCGCACATCGAGCTGGTCCAGCATCACTCCGCTGCGCGTCACCCGAGGAGAGCTGCACCGGCGACTCGACGACGGCCACGGCAGCGAGGGCGGCGCCGTCAGCGAACTGCATTTCTTCTCCGGCGGCGGCGCATGGGCCGTGCTCGCAGCCTTCGTCGTCAGTGTCGCGGCGTTCACCGAGATGCTGGCGTGGCCGGTTCTCGGCGGCGGGGCTCTGCTTCCGCTGCGCAAGACGGTCGCGGCACTCTGGAGCGATGCGGCCTGGGGCCTGCGGGGCGTCGGCGTCGATCTCGTCGGCCCCGCCGATCCGTTCGCCTCGGTGCTGGCGGTGCTCGGGTCGCTGTGGCCCGCGGGGCCGTCGTTCTCGCTCGTGCTGCTGTGGATCCTCGCCCTGCCGCTCGCGGTGCTCGGCGGCTGGTTCGCCGCCACGCGCGTCACCGACAGGGCCGGACTGCGGATCTTCGCCGGAGTCGCCTGGGCGTGCGCCCCGACGTTCCTCACCGCGCTCGTCGACGGACGACCGGCTGCGGTGCTGCTGCACCTCCTCCTGCCGTGGCTGTTCCACACCGCCGTCGTCGCGCACCGCTCGTGGGGCGCCGCCGGCGCCGCATCCATCGTCTTCGCCGCCGTCGCGGCCTGCTCTCCCTCGCTCGTTCCCGCGCTCCTGGTGCTCTGGGCGATCGCGCTGGCGATCACGCTGGGAGGCGCGCGCTTCCGCGGAGCCGTCAGGCTGCTGTGGCTGCCGTTCCCCGCCGCAGCCCTCTTCGCGCCGTTGATCGTCTGGCAGCAGTCGCATGGCAGCCTGATCGCTCTGCTCGGCGACCCCGGGATGATCTGGGCCGGCCCGCAGGCGACGGCGGATGCCGCCGGCCGGCTCGCGCTCGCGATGGGATTCCCGACGAACGAGCTCGGTGGCTGGGCGGGTGTGCTCCCCGCCCCGTTCGGAGTCTGGGCAGGCATCCTCCTCGCCCCCCTCGCTCTGCTGGCCCTGATGTCGGCGATCGCGCCCCGCTGGCGCGCGGGCATCACCTTGCTCGTGGTGGCGGTTCTCGGTTTCGGAACGGCCTTCGCCGCCGTGGGCGTGGCGGTCTCGTTCGCGCAGGGGACTCCCGTCGCGATCTGGCCGGGCGCAGGTCTGAGTCTGGCGTGGATCGGCGTCACCGGCGCAGCGCTCGTCACGCTCGACACGATGCTCACGGTGCCGCGCCTTCGACTCCTCAGTGTGACCGTCGCGGGCATCGCCATCGTCGTCAGCGCTGCACCCGCGCTGCTGTCGTTCCATCTCGCGAGCGAGGAGCGGGTGCTGACGAACGGTCCCGAATCCACTCTGCCGGCGTACGTCGCCGCGCAGGCCGCAGCGGAGCAGCCGGTCGGAACCCTCGTGCTGACGCCGCAGAACGATGGCGGCCTGGCTGCCGAGGTGGTGTGGGGCGCCAGCGAGACGCTGGGAGCACAGACGACGATGATGTCGACCGCGACGGGGATCCAGGGCAGCGACATCACCGCGCTCTCGGTCGATCTCCTCTCGGCGCGCGACTTCGATGCGGCTGGCCGGCTCGGCGAGAACGGGATCAGCTACGTCCTCCTCGCCACGACGCCGAAAGCCGACGATCGCGCGGTCGCTCTGAACTCGGCGGCCGTGGCGGCCCTCAACCAGCGCGACGGCTTCGTGCACGCAGGTGCGACGGCGAGGGGAGAGCTGTGGAGTCTCCAGGAGGATGCTGCTGACCGCACCGCCTTGACCGCCGGGCAGCACGCCACAGCGCGTGCCGTGATCACTGTGCAGCTCGTGCTGTTCATCGCCGCACTGCTCCTGTCCATCCCGACGCGGGCATCACGCCGCGCTGCACGTGCGCAGTCGCGCATCGTCGGACGGGCGCCGGAAGAGCCCCTGGTCCTTCCGCGGCACCCCGAGGATGCGCAGTCGGATGCGGTCGCCGAACCCCGAGAGCAGGACGAGGACGTTCCGTCTCGTGCTGCCCAGGAGACGGATGACGAAGACGGGGGAGCGCCCCTGCCGTCCGAACGACAGACGCCCGGCGATGCGCTTCGGGCAGGGGACGAAGACAGGCCGCCGCAGGACATTCGCGCGGCGGACGGGCAGGACGAGTCCGTCGATCAGGACACGACCGAAGAGCCCGAGCAGGAGGAGAAGCGATGA
- a CDS encoding ABC transporter ATP-binding protein, with the protein MSLVRLDGVTKSVTLPDDSTLEILRGISLEVSAGDHVSIVGRSGSGKSTLLNILGMLDAPTTGTVAFEDAEVGRMRSGRLDRLRGENVGFVFQQFNLLPGRTALDNVMMPLGHAKGRLFWNRRRIAADMLERVGLGHRIEQIADRLSGGEQQRVAIARALVRRPVLILADEPTGALDIDTGASVMGLLDEVATETDAALVTITHDLHVAARARRHYRLDAGRLETADLSRAFEASTLAASVPSSGAVVPAEAVAS; encoded by the coding sequence GTGAGCCTCGTCAGACTCGACGGCGTCACCAAGAGCGTGACGCTCCCCGACGACTCGACGCTCGAGATCCTGCGCGGCATCAGCCTCGAGGTCAGCGCTGGCGATCACGTCTCGATCGTCGGCCGGTCGGGGTCGGGCAAGTCGACGCTGCTGAACATCCTGGGGATGCTCGACGCGCCGACGACGGGCACCGTCGCCTTCGAGGATGCTGAGGTCGGGCGCATGAGGTCCGGCAGACTCGATCGGCTGCGGGGGGAGAACGTCGGCTTCGTGTTCCAGCAGTTCAACCTGCTGCCGGGGCGGACGGCGCTCGACAACGTGATGATGCCGCTCGGGCACGCGAAGGGACGCCTGTTCTGGAACCGGCGTCGGATCGCAGCCGACATGCTGGAGCGCGTGGGCCTCGGCCATCGCATCGAGCAGATCGCCGACCGGCTGTCGGGCGGCGAACAGCAGCGGGTCGCGATCGCCAGGGCGCTGGTGCGCAGGCCGGTGCTGATCCTCGCCGACGAGCCGACCGGCGCGCTCGACATCGACACCGGGGCCTCCGTGATGGGACTCCTCGACGAAGTGGCCACCGAGACCGATGCCGCGCTGGTCACGATCACCCACGATCTCCATGTCGCCGCACGCGCTCGAAGGCACTACCGACTCGATGCGGGGCGTCTCGAGACCGCGGACCTCAGCCGGGCCTTCGAGGCGTCCACGCTCGCGGCTTCCGTGCCGTCGTCCGGTGCGGTCGTGCCCGCCGAGGCGGTCGCATCATGA
- a CDS encoding O-antigen ligase family protein gives MAQYTKHPVAAPPTAPERESTGHLLLRGYIILVLIVTFAHAAVYNLVGPYGAGIVLGAFLLATLGIGVPMLARKHPQPFAWRRLPWSAVGYTALALVSVAWSQWREATLITWFLLGAVTVNALFIAQVLTWREIVRALASAFKWILGLSLALELWVSLVLQHALLPNFLELPPGKIDPQWYWVRDNLFDGGRLQGIVGNANLLGFISLFAIITFGVLYAARVRWRTTLALWTLLAVFFLFRAASATAYVCAAAAVVVLVVALLMRRAATPGARTRIYTVAIGGALVVGTAAWFLREPLLGLIGRSADLTGRSNKIWASVIERWHHHPLFGNGFSSPWLPSDPAFAKWIKDHGIPVFHAHNMWLDVLMQLGVLGAILIAIAFLSLLWRSWFFAVDRPRWDLTSHRSYSPLTLLPSLFTVVLLVQGLTESTPIMLWGWMLLILLSFKLKTTPLLGVGERERVIERGERRRRVP, from the coding sequence ATGGCGCAATACACCAAGCACCCGGTAGCCGCCCCGCCCACCGCGCCAGAGCGCGAGTCGACGGGGCACCTGCTGTTGCGCGGTTACATCATCCTCGTGCTGATCGTGACGTTCGCGCACGCCGCCGTGTACAACCTGGTCGGCCCGTACGGAGCGGGAATCGTCCTCGGCGCGTTCCTGCTGGCGACTCTCGGCATCGGCGTCCCGATGCTCGCGAGAAAACATCCTCAGCCCTTCGCATGGCGTCGGCTACCGTGGTCGGCCGTGGGTTACACCGCGCTGGCGCTCGTGTCGGTCGCCTGGTCGCAGTGGCGCGAGGCGACGCTCATCACGTGGTTCCTGCTCGGCGCCGTGACCGTGAACGCGCTGTTCATCGCCCAGGTGCTCACGTGGCGCGAGATCGTGCGAGCGCTGGCTTCCGCGTTCAAGTGGATCCTCGGGCTGTCGCTGGCGCTCGAGCTGTGGGTGTCTCTTGTGCTCCAACACGCCCTGCTGCCGAACTTCCTCGAGCTGCCGCCCGGAAAGATCGACCCACAGTGGTATTGGGTGCGTGACAACCTCTTCGACGGCGGGCGCCTGCAGGGCATCGTGGGCAACGCCAACCTCCTCGGTTTCATCAGCCTCTTCGCGATCATCACCTTCGGCGTGCTGTACGCCGCTCGCGTCCGCTGGCGCACGACGCTCGCGCTGTGGACGCTGCTCGCCGTGTTCTTCCTCTTCCGCGCCGCCTCGGCGACGGCATACGTGTGCGCTGCCGCCGCCGTCGTCGTGCTTGTCGTCGCGCTCCTGATGCGCCGCGCGGCGACTCCCGGTGCCCGAACCCGGATCTACACGGTCGCGATCGGCGGTGCCCTCGTTGTCGGCACAGCGGCCTGGTTCCTCCGCGAGCCGCTGCTGGGCCTGATCGGCCGCAGCGCAGATCTCACCGGACGGTCGAACAAGATCTGGGCATCCGTCATCGAGCGGTGGCACCACCATCCACTCTTCGGCAACGGCTTCTCGAGTCCCTGGCTGCCATCCGACCCGGCGTTCGCGAAGTGGATCAAAGATCACGGGATCCCCGTTTTCCACGCGCACAACATGTGGCTCGACGTCCTCATGCAGCTCGGCGTGCTCGGCGCGATCCTGATCGCGATCGCGTTCCTGAGCCTGCTCTGGAGATCGTGGTTCTTCGCGGTCGACCGGCCGCGGTGGGACCTCACCTCCCATCGTTCCTACTCGCCGCTCACGCTGCTGCCCAGCCTGTTCACCGTCGTCCTGCTCGTGCAGGGTCTCACCGAGTCGACTCCGATCATGCTGTGGGGCTGGATGCTGCTCATCCTGCTGTCGTTCAAGCTCAAGACCACCCCGCTTCTCGGGGTCGGCGAGCGCGAGCGAGTGATCGAACGCGGCGAACGCCGTCGGCGGGTGCCGTGA
- a CDS encoding DUF3499 family protein produces MDGRLCSKVGCAREAVATLTYDYGDQMAALGPLGLEAHPNAHDLCSPHAERLSVPAGWLVVRHEALRA; encoded by the coding sequence ATGGACGGAAGACTCTGCTCGAAGGTCGGCTGCGCGCGCGAAGCCGTGGCGACGCTCACCTATGACTACGGCGACCAGATGGCGGCGCTGGGTCCGCTCGGACTCGAGGCGCACCCGAACGCGCACGATCTCTGCTCTCCGCACGCCGAACGTCTCTCGGTCCCGGCCGGCTGGCTCGTGGTCCGCCACGAAGCGCTGCGCGCCTGA